A portion of the Penaeus monodon isolate SGIC_2016 chromosome 28, NSTDA_Pmon_1, whole genome shotgun sequence genome contains these proteins:
- the LOC119591458 gene encoding uncharacterized protein LOC119591458 produces MEISGLFLMSLVLLSRDAFGSTEGESGRKTTREDAVEMPSSEGEREVLTPLGPRSWLPEQRKRSLFIESQGHIQRKQGSPVAETPGDGARVPVFPQAPSPALAPVPAAPTPPPRFYITRLAPVFRSSQFVGAPGGVNGLYSPPTTEPHTGIGGGAAVFSSPVADECINMCEFRNNFGGCDLNATCFFLMRG; encoded by the exons ATGGAGATCTCCGGCCTCTTCCTCATGTCCTTAGTCCTCCTTAGCCGCGACGCCTTCGGAAGTACCGAAGGAGAGTCGGGCCGAAAGACCACCCGGGAAGATGCTGTCGAAATGCCATCTTCAGAAGGCGAAAGGGAAGTCTTGACTCCGTTGGGGCCAAGATCATGGCTGCCGGAGCAGAGGAAACGGTCACTCTTTATAGAAAGTCAAG GACATATCCAGCGGAAACAAGGATCACCGGTCGCCGAGACGCCAGGAGACGGCGCCAGGGTCCCCGTGTTTCCTCAGGCTCCTTCGCCAGCTCTAGCTCCGGTTCCAGCCGCTCCGACGCCGCCGCCGCGCTTCTACATCACCCGACTTGCGCCGGTGTTCAGATCGTCGCAGTTCGTGGGCGCTCCGGGCGGCGTCAACGGCCTGTATTCGCCCCCGACTACAGAACCTCACACTGGAATAGGAGGGGGAGCTGCAGTGTTTTCAAGCCCGGTAGCCGATGAGTGTATTAATATGTGCGAGTTTCGGAACAACTTTGGAGGCTGTGATCTTAATGCTACGTGTTTTTTCTTGATGAGAGGTTAA